In Anaerolineales bacterium, one DNA window encodes the following:
- a CDS encoding PIN domain-containing protein, with protein MKIYLDLCAIQRPLDTQNQVRIVLESEAVLGIITFCDSGQAELLSSEALLYEGEQSALPIRQEHTRSVLAKAKASLNVSEKEKTRAATLITFGIRPLDALHIALAEAGSADYFCTCDDKLLRSAKRVKDLMVKVANPVDLVQEIEK; from the coding sequence GTGAAAATCTACCTCGATTTATGCGCCATTCAGAGACCGCTCGACACCCAAAATCAGGTTCGGATTGTTCTGGAATCGGAAGCCGTCCTCGGGATCATTACCTTCTGTGATAGCGGGCAGGCAGAATTACTTTCATCAGAAGCCCTATTATATGAAGGTGAACAAAGCGCACTGCCAATTCGTCAAGAACATACTCGCTCAGTTCTCGCAAAGGCGAAAGCGAGTCTGAATGTTAGCGAAAAGGAAAAAACCAGAGCGGCAACTTTGATAACATTTGGAATTAGACCGCTTGATGCACTTCATATAGCATTGGCAGAAGCAGGCAGCGCTGATTATTTCTGTACATGCGATGATAAGTTGCTACGGAGTGCAAAGCGAGTCAAAGATTTAATGGTAAAAGTGGCAAATCCTGTTGATTTGGTTCAGGAGATTGAAAAATGA
- a CDS encoding HigA family addiction module antitoxin encodes MMDKTLSPIHPGEILLEDFMKPLGLSQYRLAHDIGVTPIRISQIVNGGRSITVDTAMRLARYFGTSAAVWLRMQVRYDLEVAESELSGKINKEVKVLSQTPNRV; translated from the coding sequence ATGATGGACAAAACTTTATCACCTATTCACCCTGGCGAAATTCTGCTTGAAGATTTTATGAAACCGCTTGGTTTGAGCCAGTATCGTTTGGCGCATGACATCGGCGTTACTCCAATTCGTATCAGTCAGATTGTCAATGGCGGGCGTTCAATTACTGTTGATACTGCCATGCGTCTCGCTCGTTATTTTGGCACAAGTGCAGCGGTTTGGCTTCGTATGCAAGTTCGCTATGATTTAGAAGTTGCAGAAAGCGAATTGAGTGGAAAAATCAATAAAGAGGTAAAAGTATTATCTCAAACGCCAAATCGCGTGTAA
- a CDS encoding type II toxin-antitoxin system RelE/ParE family toxin translates to MIESFASDETEKIFRGQVSKKFPKDIQRTARRKLIYLDDAEGLQDLLAPPGNRLEKLKGDRAGQHSIRINDQWRICFKWSANKAKDVEIVDYHG, encoded by the coding sequence ATGATTGAGTCCTTCGCCTCTGATGAAACCGAAAAAATCTTTCGTGGTCAAGTTTCAAAAAAGTTCCCGAAAGATATTCAACGAACCGCCCGCCGAAAGTTGATTTATCTGGATGACGCAGAAGGTTTGCAGGATTTACTTGCGCCTCCTGGAAATCGGCTTGAAAAACTAAAAGGTGACAGGGCTGGACAACACAGTATCCGCATTAATGACCAATGGCGAATTTGTTTCAAATGGTCAGCCAACAAGGCGAAAGATGTTGAGATTGTGGATTATCACGGATGA
- a CDS encoding helix-turn-helix transcriptional regulator, protein MSDEFPKLLKELRTKARISQMDLADMLKISRALVSSWEDGSDLPSRNIIKNISKELRLNTVDIDKLLSSAGYEKLTGEEVVNLINENLSSVGLVMGGQLSASHDELSRLFNSTGAVMGGTINSLDEKVKSIETKLDSILGLAPNKNPEIMEEIENRMRPIMLEVQAIRQDVVPQLETTKTQLSKTDEFLRKNADFFITAVEGEGAVKVVSKEVDSLEKRLSKVEDQINVTRNRTIAMVSGIVATVSMCIACISLGLFAYATFVTP, encoded by the coding sequence ATGAGCGATGAATTCCCCAAATTACTTAAAGAATTACGGACAAAAGCGCGAATCTCTCAAATGGATTTAGCAGATATGCTAAAGATTAGCCGGGCCCTGGTCAGTTCTTGGGAAGATGGGTCTGATTTACCATCACGAAATATAATAAAAAATATAAGTAAAGAACTAAGATTGAATACAGTTGACATCGACAAGTTATTGTCTTCGGCGGGATATGAAAAACTAACTGGGGAGGAAGTAGTAAACCTCATAAATGAAAATCTATCTTCGGTAGGTCTCGTCATGGGGGGACAATTGAGCGCATCGCATGATGAATTATCACGGCTCTTTAATAGCACTGGTGCAGTAATGGGAGGCACTATTAACTCACTTGATGAAAAAGTGAAATCAATTGAGACTAAATTGGATAGCATATTAGGTCTTGCGCCAAATAAGAATCCTGAAATCATGGAAGAAATTGAAAACAGGATGAGACCGATAATGCTTGAAGTGCAAGCGATTAGACAAGACGTTGTACCCCAACTTGAAACGACTAAAACACAATTATCAAAGACGGATGAGTTCTTACGCAAAAATGCGGATTTCTTCATTACAGCAGTTGAGGGCGAAGGTGCGGTAAAAGTTGTAAGCAAAGAAGTGGATTCGCTAGAAAAACGTTTGAGTAAAGTCGAAGACCAAATCAATGTAACCAGGAACAGGACAATTGCTATGGTTTCTGGCATAGTGGCAACTGTCTCCATGTGCATAGCCTGTATCAGTTTAGGATTATTCGCTTATGCTACATTTGTAACACCATAA
- a CDS encoding ATP-binding protein: MMIRKLSIEQIRELLIATPEQAVFDWKVDFVLPSTAEAQGELIKDVTGIANALTSAPGYIFYGVDPRQPEPIRGVSNTYDDSRLQQLFENKVRPAVEFVYYEVASTGNIISVIHISPTRKRPHIITVNLGKMKDGQIPIRRGSSTDGVTIEDLFQMFYGPFSGYFESVIQKKQLQLQQQQIEQEDLRMLDKHADELQRQMRRSLGLPD; this comes from the coding sequence ATGATGATTAGAAAATTATCAATTGAGCAAATTCGGGAACTACTTATTGCAACACCCGAACAGGCAGTCTTCGATTGGAAAGTAGATTTTGTTCTTCCCTCCACAGCAGAAGCACAAGGCGAACTCATCAAAGATGTTACCGGGATTGCCAATGCATTGACTTCTGCACCAGGCTACATTTTTTATGGCGTCGACCCGCGACAGCCTGAACCTATTCGAGGGGTATCCAACACATATGACGATTCACGGTTACAGCAGCTTTTCGAGAACAAAGTTCGCCCTGCTGTCGAGTTTGTTTATTATGAGGTAGCTTCTACTGGCAATATCATATCTGTCATCCATATATCACCGACCCGAAAACGCCCTCACATAATTACGGTCAATCTTGGAAAGATGAAAGACGGGCAAATCCCAATTCGTCGCGGCTCATCAACAGACGGGGTGACCATCGAAGATCTTTTCCAGATGTTTTACGGACCGTTCAGTGGTTATTTCGAATCAGTTATCCAAAAAAAGCAACTCCAACTACAGCAACAACAAATCGAGCAGGAAGACCTGCGAATGCTTGATAAGCACGCTGATGAATTACAGCGTCAAATGAGGCGCAGTTTAGGATTACCAGATTGA
- a CDS encoding HD domain-containing protein, whose product MILDINLKTLPNPEQRLEAMFQAFDDILLVMDHQGRILDYKAGNGSKMSTPARKKTALKFQDFVPAEVGRKYEKALQEILNGSKVVLFEYMLPLLTGESWYESRLVSFKSDQTIMFVRNITRHKGTSDSELTLAYDKTIEGWSRALYLRDQETEDHTRRVTDMALRLARRIGIPETDLIHVRRGAVLHDIGKVAIPDSILFKPGPLTDEEWVVMRRHPLIAVEILRSIPYLSPALPIPRSHHEKWDGSGYPDGLAGEAIPLFARIFAFADVYDALTSDRPYRRAWTQGDALEYIRTESGTHFDPRLAPLFFSLFNGHCEH is encoded by the coding sequence ATGATTCTGGATATTAATTTGAAAACCCTACCCAATCCCGAACAAAGGCTGGAAGCCATGTTCCAGGCCTTTGACGATATCCTGCTTGTAATGGACCATCAGGGCAGGATCCTGGACTACAAGGCCGGCAATGGCTCCAAAATGAGCACCCCCGCCCGGAAAAAGACCGCGCTTAAGTTCCAGGATTTCGTGCCGGCCGAGGTGGGCAGAAAATATGAGAAGGCGCTCCAGGAGATCCTCAACGGAAGCAAGGTCGTCCTGTTCGAGTACATGCTGCCCCTGCTGACGGGCGAGTCATGGTATGAGTCCCGCCTTGTTTCGTTCAAAAGCGACCAGACCATCATGTTCGTCAGGAACATCACCCGCCATAAAGGGACCTCGGATTCCGAACTGACGCTGGCCTACGACAAGACCATCGAAGGCTGGTCGCGCGCGCTCTACCTGCGCGACCAGGAGACCGAGGACCACACCCGCCGCGTGACGGACATGGCCCTGCGGCTTGCCCGCCGCATCGGCATTCCCGAGACGGATTTGATCCATGTGCGCCGCGGAGCCGTCCTGCACGATATCGGCAAGGTCGCCATCCCGGACAGCATCCTGTTCAAGCCCGGCCCGTTGACGGATGAGGAATGGGTCGTCATGCGCCGCCACCCGTTGATCGCGGTGGAGATCCTCAGGTCGATCCCCTACCTGAGCCCGGCCCTGCCGATTCCCCGTTCGCACCATGAAAAATGGGACGGCAGCGGCTACCCGGACGGGCTGGCTGGCGAAGCCATCCCGCTCTTTGCGCGCATCTTCGCCTTTGCCGATGTCTACGACGCGCTGACCTCCGACCGTCCCTACCGCCGCGCCTGGACGCAGGGCGATGCGCTCGAATATATCCGCACCGAATCCGGCACGCATTTCGACCCGCGGCTCGCGCCGCTCTTCTTCAGTCTGTTCAATGGGCACTGTGAGCATTAA
- a CDS encoding DUF5317 domain-containing protein produces the protein MILLFAVAAGLLAGIGWTRLRGETYQPPDLKYLWLVFIAFLPQFLAVYLPATRERVPEAWAALLLPVSQSLLLGFAWLNRRLPGMKVLLLGVALNLTVMAANGGFMPISPQTASRLVPQEVLNDIQPGERFGTKDILLHPQETRFEWLADRFLPPAGSAYQVAFSLGDVFIALGVFWLLASQKIPEHPSIPINKGVSI, from the coding sequence GTGATCCTGCTGTTCGCCGTTGCCGCCGGGCTGCTGGCTGGCATCGGTTGGACGCGCCTGCGCGGCGAAACATACCAGCCGCCGGACCTGAAATATCTCTGGCTGGTCTTCATCGCCTTTCTGCCCCAGTTCCTGGCAGTCTATCTCCCCGCCACACGAGAGCGCGTCCCCGAGGCATGGGCGGCCCTGCTGCTGCCCGTCTCGCAAAGCCTGCTGCTCGGGTTCGCCTGGCTCAACCGCCGCCTGCCCGGCATGAAGGTCCTGCTCCTCGGCGTGGCGCTCAACCTCACGGTCATGGCAGCCAACGGCGGCTTCATGCCCATCAGTCCGCAGACTGCCAGCCGCCTGGTGCCGCAGGAAGTCTTGAATGACATCCAGCCCGGCGAGCGCTTCGGCACAAAGGACATCCTCCTGCACCCGCAGGAAACCCGCTTCGAGTGGCTTGCGGATCGTTTCCTGCCCCCGGCCGGGTCCGCCTACCAGGTGGCATTCAGCCTCGGTGACGTTTTCATCGCCCTTGGTGTATTCTGGCTGCTGGCCAGTCAAAAGATACCCGAACATCCATCCATTCCCATTAACAAAGGTGTTTCCATATGA
- a CDS encoding tetratricopeptide repeat protein, translating into MSPIPVSKAKIIPPRRRDELLTRQRLLDMLFDALDRKLALVSAPAGYGKTSLLIDLVDQSELPCCWLALDELDRDPQRFAAYFIAALAERFPKFGSQSKSALEGMSSFEQDMERLLVTLCNEIYETIHEHFIFVLDDFHLLDGVQPIQYFINRFLQLADENCHLVIASRILTSLNDLPLLVAREQVGGLSFSDLAFQPHELQALLAQNNNLQISDEQAQHLIEETEGWITGLQFSGADVLRKHTAHALVDGGAGLFDYLGQQVLERQPADLQEFILRTALFDEFDSSLCESVLAPFYAEAQDWQDWIKVISRNNLFALPVGADGRWLRYHHLFRDFLRERFKRERPQEVAPVLTRLEAAYEELGEWEKAHHICRQLNDMDLLAAMIERASTPMLQHAILTLESWLNDLPPSMLRRRSGLLSIRGTITYTKGDLKEGLRLLSQAVQICRQENDIHGLNLTLVRRATAYRFLGDYAASLRDAEQVIQSTEASDDMQAMHAEALRIKGLAFHRLGNTRQAVSFLERSLELFQAGDPSGVPILLMETGMAYRAIGDFTQARNAYEKALQIWRQEGNLSWQASLLNNLGVLHQFLGEYSKAAQTFEEGLLCAQRSRYTRLDILISISLGDLYAELEDFSMAGQNFQHASDALQGMDDRFVSHSLKFAQANLAILQADAITARTILESIEKAVLSGDSSYENAFLHLLCGRLCLLEGDAREAVHKLEQAQVDFSEDGRDLEAAVTDVWLAASFNRAGKPEEAAQKIKRVYGGGKQVPHALVVAMHQARKGLEGMQADAGMERTLADLFAQAERLSNRLPAIRRELRRHARVVQTPAPHITIQAFGGAVVSIGGRTLTSSDWQTQSVRDLFFYFLAIPKPMTKEQIGEVLWPDLYDASKLRLRFKNEIYRLRRAVGLEVVAFKDVTYTFNRRLDYEYDVEAFESFLARGKAAQDPQEQIALYQKAVDLVHGPYLQDVYADWVRHDRERLSREFLHALVSLADLYQKNAQPENAIAACRRAIEYDPAHEAAYRLSMQAYSRLGDRASIKRMYEACHEALKRLHNLPPSMEIEELYSRLTR; encoded by the coding sequence ATGTCACCCATCCCTGTCAGCAAAGCCAAGATCATCCCGCCGCGCCGCCGTGACGAGCTGCTTACGCGCCAGCGCCTGCTGGACATGTTGTTCGATGCGCTCGATAGAAAACTCGCGCTTGTTTCCGCGCCTGCGGGTTATGGAAAGACCTCGTTATTGATCGATTTGGTCGATCAGAGCGAACTGCCCTGCTGCTGGCTGGCTTTGGATGAGCTCGACCGCGACCCTCAACGCTTTGCCGCCTATTTCATTGCCGCACTGGCGGAGCGCTTCCCGAAATTTGGCAGCCAGTCGAAAAGCGCGCTGGAGGGCATGTCCTCCTTCGAGCAGGATATGGAGCGCCTGCTGGTGACCCTGTGCAACGAGATCTACGAAACGATCCACGAGCATTTTATTTTCGTGCTGGACGATTTCCACCTGCTGGACGGGGTCCAACCCATCCAGTATTTCATCAACCGTTTCCTTCAACTGGCGGATGAGAACTGTCACCTGGTGATCGCTTCGCGCATCCTGACCAGCCTGAACGACCTGCCCCTGCTGGTGGCGCGCGAGCAGGTCGGCGGCTTGAGCTTTTCCGACCTTGCCTTTCAACCGCATGAACTTCAGGCCCTGCTGGCGCAGAACAACAACCTGCAGATCTCCGATGAACAGGCGCAGCACCTGATCGAAGAGACGGAAGGCTGGATCACGGGCTTGCAGTTCTCCGGTGCGGACGTTTTGCGCAAGCATACCGCGCACGCACTGGTGGACGGCGGTGCGGGACTGTTCGACTACCTCGGCCAGCAGGTATTGGAGCGCCAGCCCGCCGACCTGCAGGAATTCATCCTGCGCACCGCCCTGTTCGATGAATTCGACTCCTCGCTTTGCGAGTCGGTCCTGGCTCCGTTCTATGCCGAAGCGCAGGACTGGCAGGATTGGATCAAGGTCATCTCGCGCAACAACCTCTTCGCCCTGCCGGTCGGCGCGGATGGGCGCTGGCTGAGATATCACCACCTCTTCCGCGATTTCCTGCGGGAGCGCTTTAAGCGCGAACGCCCGCAGGAGGTTGCGCCCGTGCTCACCCGCCTCGAGGCGGCCTATGAAGAACTGGGCGAATGGGAGAAGGCCCATCATATCTGCCGGCAGCTCAATGACATGGACCTGCTGGCCGCGATGATCGAGCGGGCAAGCACGCCCATGCTGCAGCACGCCATCCTCACGCTTGAATCCTGGCTGAACGACCTGCCGCCCTCCATGCTGCGGAGACGTTCCGGCCTGCTTTCGATTCGCGGCACGATCACATATACAAAGGGCGACCTGAAGGAGGGTTTGAGACTATTGTCGCAGGCGGTGCAGATCTGCCGCCAGGAAAATGACATCCACGGCCTTAACCTGACCCTGGTGCGGCGGGCGACAGCGTACCGCTTTCTTGGCGATTATGCCGCCTCCCTGCGCGACGCCGAGCAGGTCATCCAGTCCACGGAAGCCAGCGATGATATGCAGGCGATGCATGCCGAGGCGCTGCGCATCAAGGGACTGGCTTTCCATCGTTTGGGGAATACAAGACAGGCAGTCTCATTTTTGGAGCGTTCGCTGGAGCTGTTTCAGGCGGGCGATCCGTCCGGCGTCCCCATATTATTAATGGAAACCGGGATGGCATACCGCGCCATCGGGGATTTCACGCAAGCCCGAAACGCCTATGAAAAAGCCCTGCAGATCTGGCGGCAGGAGGGCAACCTCTCCTGGCAGGCAAGTTTGCTGAATAATCTGGGTGTTCTCCATCAATTTCTGGGAGAGTATTCAAAAGCCGCCCAGACTTTCGAGGAAGGCCTGCTGTGCGCCCAGCGCAGCCGCTATACGCGCCTTGATATTCTGATCTCCATCAGCCTGGGCGACCTGTATGCCGAGCTGGAAGATTTCAGCATGGCCGGGCAAAACTTTCAGCACGCCTCGGATGCCCTGCAGGGGATGGATGACCGCTTTGTGTCCCATTCCTTAAAGTTTGCGCAGGCGAACCTGGCGATCCTGCAGGCGGATGCGATAACCGCGCGTACCATCCTTGAGAGCATCGAGAAGGCGGTGCTGTCAGGCGATTCCAGTTACGAGAACGCGTTTTTGCATTTGTTATGCGGGCGTCTTTGCCTGCTGGAGGGGGACGCGCGCGAGGCGGTCCATAAATTGGAACAGGCGCAGGTCGATTTTTCGGAAGACGGGCGCGACCTGGAGGCGGCTGTGACCGATGTTTGGCTGGCGGCCTCCTTTAACCGCGCGGGGAAGCCCGAGGAAGCGGCGCAAAAGATCAAGCGGGTATATGGCGGTGGCAAACAGGTCCCGCATGCGCTTGTGGTTGCCATGCACCAGGCGCGGAAAGGCCTGGAAGGCATGCAGGCTGACGCGGGAATGGAACGCACGCTGGCGGACCTGTTCGCACAGGCGGAGCGCCTGTCTAACAGGCTGCCCGCCATCCGCCGCGAACTGCGCCGGCACGCGCGCGTGGTGCAGACGCCCGCACCGCACATAACCATCCAGGCATTCGGCGGGGCGGTTGTCAGCATTGGCGGCAGGACCTTGACCTCCTCAGACTGGCAGACCCAGTCGGTGCGCGACCTGTTCTTTTACTTTCTGGCAATCCCCAAACCGATGACCAAGGAACAGATCGGCGAGGTCCTGTGGCCCGATTTATACGATGCGTCCAAATTGAGACTGCGCTTCAAAAATGAGATCTACCGCCTGCGCAGGGCGGTCGGGCTGGAGGTGGTTGCCTTCAAGGATGTCACCTATACGTTCAACCGCCGCCTCGATTACGAGTATGACGTGGAGGCCTTCGAATCCTTCCTTGCCAGGGGGAAAGCGGCGCAGGACCCGCAGGAGCAAATCGCGCTGTACCAGAAAGCGGTCGACCTGGTGCACGGTCCCTACCTGCAGGACGTGTATGCCGATTGGGTGCGCCATGACCGGGAACGTTTAAGCCGCGAATTTCTGCATGCGCTGGTCAGCCTGGCCGACCTGTATCAAAAAAATGCACAGCCTGAAAACGCCATCGCCGCCTGCCGCCGCGCAATTGAATATGACCCGGCCCATGAGGCTGCCTATCGGCTTTCGATGCAGGCCTACAGCCGTCTCGGCGACCGCGCCTCCATCAAACGCATGTACGAAGCCTGCCATGAAGCCTTGAAACGCCTGCACAACCTGCCGCCTTCCATGGAGATCGAGGAGCTCTACAGCCGCCTGACGCGCTGA